The following coding sequences lie in one Opisthocomus hoazin isolate bOpiHoa1 unplaced genomic scaffold, bOpiHoa1.hap1 HAP1_SCAFFOLD_251, whole genome shotgun sequence genomic window:
- the LOC104332047 gene encoding zinc finger protein Aiolos isoform X5, which produces MGSERALVLDRLASNVAKRKSSMPQKFIGEKRHSFDVNYSSSFMYEKESDIMQGRMMDQAINNAITYLGAEALRPLVQTPPAPTSEMVPVISSLYPIPLTRADVPNGNAQDAEKSHGHLRDKSLSSDRALSPNNSGQDSTDTDSNHEERQNPAFHQSPMVPAQAHNGLQSLKDFPRPYDIIKPPAICPRDAFKVINKEGEAIGVYRCDHCRVLFLDYVMFTIHMGCHGFRDPFECNVCGYRSHDRYEFSSHIARGEHRVVLK; this is translated from the exons ATGGGGAGTGAAAGAGCCCTTGTGCTGGACAGGCTAGCAAGCAACGTGGCAAAGCGAAAAAGCTCAATGCCTCAGAAATTTATTG GTGAGAAACGCCATAGTTTCGATGTTAATTATAGTTCAAGTTTCATGTACGAGAAGGAAAGCGACATCATGCAAGGCCGCATGATGGACCAAGCCATAAACAACGCCATCACCTACCTTGGGGCCGAAGCCCTGCGCCCGCTCGTGCAGACGCCGCCAGCGCCCACCTCCGAAATGGTGCCAGTCATCAGCAGCCTGTACCCCATTCCGCTGACCCGCGCCGACGTGCCGAACGGCAACGCGCAGGATGCGGAGAAGAGCCATGGCCACCTCAGGGACAAAAGCCTGTCTTCCGACAGAGCCCTCTCCCCGAACAACAGCGGCCAAGACTCCACAGACACTGACAGCAACCACGAGGAGCGGCAGAACCCTGCCTTCCACCAAAGCCCGATGGTCCCCGCGCAGGCCCACAACGGCCTCCAGTCCTTGAAGGACTTCCCAAGGCCGTATGACATCATCAAGCCGCCCGCCATATGCCCACGCGACGCCTTTAAGGTCATCAACAAGGAAGGGGAGGCCATCGGGGTCTACCGGTGCGACCACTGCCGCGTCCTCTTCTTGGATTATGTGATGTTCACCATCCACATGGGCTGCCACGGGTTCCGCGATCCCTTCGAGTGCAACGTCTGCGGGTACAGAAGCCACGACCGCTACGAGTTTTCCTCACACATTGCACGAGGAGAGCACCGAGTAGTACTCAAATAA
- the LOC142359964 gene encoding retinol dehydrogenase 8-like: MAPKTVLITGCSSGIGLALAVRLARDKQRRFRVIATMRNVGRSGALAAAAGPALGRTLEIKQLDVCDEGSIRACLDSIPGRHVDVLVSNAGVGMAGPLECQSLAAMQTLMDTNFFGLVRLVKEVLPDMKRRRGGHIVVISSIMGLQGIVFNDVYAASKFAVEGFCESLVVQALRFNVAISLVEPGPVTTEFEEKVYEEAERADYSRTDPETANIFTNLYLRNSRDVFASLGQTPEDIAEHTLRVIEAARPPFRHQTNAAYTPMAALKHADPSGALVTDAFYKLVFKYGAVLRLSLRAIRLLRWKAQKVKEGARLLGFK; encoded by the exons ATGGCTCCCAAGACGGTGCTGATCACCGGCTGCTCCTCCGGCATCGGGCTGGCGCTGGCCGTCCGGCTGGCGCGGGACAAGCAGCGCCGCTTCCGAG TCATCGCTACCATGAGGAACGTGGGCAGGAGcggggcgctggcggcggcggcgggaccggcGCTGGGCCGGACGCTGGAGATCAAGCAGCTGGACGTCTGCGACGAGGGCTCCATCCGTGCCTGCCTCGACAGCATCCCCGGGCGCCACGTCGACGTCCTGG TCAGCAACGCCGGGGTGGGCATGGCGGGTCCCCTGGAGTGCCAGAGCCTGGCGGCCATGCAGACCCTCATGGACACCAACTTCTTCGGCCTCGTCCGCCTCGTCAAGGAGGTGCTGCCCGACATGAAGCGGCGCCGCGGGGGCCACATCGTGGTCATCAGCAGCATCATGGGCTTGCAGG GCATCGTCTTCAACGACGTCTACGCAGCCTCCAAGTTCGCAGTGGAGGGTTTCTGTGAGAGCTTGGTGGTGCAGGCGCTGCGCTTCAACGTGGC GATCAGCCTGGTGGAGCCAGGGCCGGTGACAACAGAGTTTGAGGAGAAGGTGTATGAGGAAGCTGAACGCGCTGACTACTCACGGACCGACCCCGAAACAGCCAACATCTTCACCAACCTCTACCTGAGGAACTCCCGGGACGTCTTCGCCAGCCTGGGCCAGACCCCCGAGGACATCGCGGAG CACACGCTGCGGGTGATCGAGGCGGCGCGGCCGCCCTTCCGGCACCAGACCAACGCGGCGTACACGCCGATGGCCGCGCTGAAGCACGCCGACCCCAGCGGCGCCCTGGTGACCGACGCCTTCTACAAGCTGGTGTTCAAGTACGGCGCGGTGCTGCGGCTCAGCCTCCGCGCCATCCGCCTGCTCCGCTGGAAGGCCCAGAAGGTGAAGGAGGGGGCCCGGCTCCTCGGCTTCAAATAG
- the LOC104332047 gene encoding zinc finger protein Aiolos isoform X4 produces the protein MEKTSLQQISRLFPPTSVEARHIKAEMGSERALVLDRLASNVAKRKSSMPQKFIGEKRHSFDVNYSSSFMYEKESDIMQGRMMDQAINNAITYLGAEALRPLVQTPPAPTSEMVPVISSLYPIPLTRADVPNGNAQDAEKSHGHLRDKSLSSDRALSPNNSGQDSTDTDSNHEERQNPAFHQSPMVPAQAHNGLQSLKDFPRPYDIIKPPAICPRDAFKVINKEGEAIGVYRCDHCRVLFLDYVMFTIHMGCHGFRDPFECNVCGYRSHDRYEFSSHIARGEHRVVLK, from the exons ATGGAAAAGACAAGTTTACAGCAGATCTCCAGACTGTTTCCTCCCA CAAGCGTGGAGGCGAGGCACATCAAGGCAGAGATGGGGAGTGAAAGAGCCCTTGTGCTGGACAGGCTAGCAAGCAACGTGGCAAAGCGAAAAAGCTCAATGCCTCAGAAATTTATTG GTGAGAAACGCCATAGTTTCGATGTTAATTATAGTTCAAGTTTCATGTACGAGAAGGAAAGCGACATCATGCAAGGCCGCATGATGGACCAAGCCATAAACAACGCCATCACCTACCTTGGGGCCGAAGCCCTGCGCCCGCTCGTGCAGACGCCGCCAGCGCCCACCTCCGAAATGGTGCCAGTCATCAGCAGCCTGTACCCCATTCCGCTGACCCGCGCCGACGTGCCGAACGGCAACGCGCAGGATGCGGAGAAGAGCCATGGCCACCTCAGGGACAAAAGCCTGTCTTCCGACAGAGCCCTCTCCCCGAACAACAGCGGCCAAGACTCCACAGACACTGACAGCAACCACGAGGAGCGGCAGAACCCTGCCTTCCACCAAAGCCCGATGGTCCCCGCGCAGGCCCACAACGGCCTCCAGTCCTTGAAGGACTTCCCAAGGCCGTATGACATCATCAAGCCGCCCGCCATATGCCCACGCGACGCCTTTAAGGTCATCAACAAGGAAGGGGAGGCCATCGGGGTCTACCGGTGCGACCACTGCCGCGTCCTCTTCTTGGATTATGTGATGTTCACCATCCACATGGGCTGCCACGGGTTCCGCGATCCCTTCGAGTGCAACGTCTGCGGGTACAGAAGCCACGACCGCTACGAGTTTTCCTCACACATTGCACGAGGAGAGCACCGAGTAGTACTCAAATAA